From a region of the Malania oleifera isolate guangnan ecotype guangnan chromosome 12, ASM2987363v1, whole genome shotgun sequence genome:
- the LOC131144745 gene encoding uncharacterized protein LOC131144745, protein MANEENSEQPHPSFPRGRIKNIMKLDREINKINSEALSLVSRSAELFLQFLAEKCAEVAAEKKRKTVKLEHLRIAVERHRPTSDFLLDSLPSPPPPSDCAQADRARPRAAAEKPVPAGTRRIDDFFSKSAAANEAPKGANSS, encoded by the coding sequence ATGGCCAACGAAGAGAACTCAGAGCAGCCTCATCCTTCATTCCCGCGCGGTCGAATAAAAAACATCATGAAACTcgacagagaaatcaacaagatCAATTCAGAAGCGCTCTCGCTCGTCTCGCGCTCCGCCGAGCTGTTTCTTCAGTTCCTCGCCGAGAAGTGCGCGGAAGTGGCGGCGGAGAAGAAGCGGAAGACCGTGAAGCTCGAGCATCTGAGAATCGCCGTGGAGCGGCACCGGCCGACTAGCGATTTCCTCCTCGACTCGCTGCCCTCGCCTCCTCCGCCGTCGGATTGTGCGCAGGCTGATCGGGCCCGACCCCGTGCCGCCGCTGAAAAACCAGTCCCCGCCGGCACTCGGCGGATCGAtgatttctttagcaagtccgcGGCCGCAAATGAAGCTCCAAAGGGCGCCAACagttcctaa